GCTTTTCAGTATTTCGGTTGTTTTATCTGATGGCGTACATTCATCTATATACTTccatacatatataaataaaaaccAAGCCTGTAAACAGAACATTGCCATTAGCATTATGACTCCCTCCCAGCCCTGTCGTTATAGAAGGTGATGACACATATCTTCTAGTCACCGCAGTCTGCCGGTACCGGCTTGAATTCCGCCGTTGATCCTGGTCGCGGAAACATCAGCGCCCCACGCCGAATGTTtgtactttttctttcttttttctgaatCTTACATCTATTCGGTAGCGATgattcatcttcttcttttttgaaaaaaaaatagacaaattttttttgatgaatatgtatttttcttatcaaactgatatatattctttaattttattttcttagCAGATTTTCATCCTCGCATTCCTCCTTTACCGTCCCCAAGTAATTTCAGATCTACGTTACGACTGTAGTACTGTTTTTTTGCCCTCTTTGTTTGAGATTCGAAGTATTGTCAGCCACGGTTACTTAAGCAATCTGAAGTGAAAATCacacatttttttaccaaTTACAGTAGATTGCATTCTTTAAAATCTATATACTCACAGTAGCAGGAGCGCAGAAGATAATACACTCTTCAAATGATCAGACAATCCACATTAAAGAACTTCGCTCTCAAGCGTTGCTTCCAACAAATCGCATATCGCAGCACACCTGCCATGAGATCAGTAGCTCTCGCGCAACGCTTTTACAGTTCGTCTTCCCGTTATTACAGCGCATCTCCTCTACCAGTCTCTAAGAGACCCGAACCTGCGCCAAGTTTCAATGTCGAACCACTGGAACAAGCACCCGAACCTTCTAAGTTGGCTAAGAGACTACGCACTGAACCTGACATGGACACCTCTTTTGTCGGTCTAACTGGTGGTCaaatattcaatgaaatgATGTCCAGGCAAAATGTTGACACAGTATTTGGTTATCCCGGCGGTGCTATCTTACCTGTTTACGATGCCATTCATAACAGTGAcaaattcaattttgtTCTACCAAAACACGAACAAGGTGCCGGACATATGGCCGAAGGTTATGCTAGAGCTTCTGGTAAACCAGGTGTTGTCTTGGTGACCTCAGGTCCAGGTGCCACGAACGTCGTTACACCCATGGCCGATGCCTTTGCAGATGGTATTCCAATGGTTGTTTTTACAGGGCAAGTTCCAACTAGCGCTATCGGTACCGATGCCTTCCAAGAAGCCGATGTCGTTGGTATTTCTAGATCATGTACCAAATGGAATGTGATGGTGAAGACCGTGGAAGAATTGCCATTGCGCATAAATGaagcttttgaaattgCCACAAGCGGCAGACCAGGCCCTGTCTTGGTTGATCTACCAAAGGACGTTACAGCGGCTATCTTAAGAAACCCAATTCCAACGAAAACTACTCTGCCATCAAACGCTCTAAACCAATTAACCAGTCATGCACAGGATGAATTTGTTATGCAGAGTATTAGCAAAGCGGCAGATTTGATTAACCTTGCAAAGAAACCTGTTCTATACGTTGGCGCTGGTATCTTGAACAATGCCGATGGTCCAAGATTACTGAAAGAATTAAGCGAACGTGCTCAAATACCTGTTACAACAACTTTGCAAGGTTTGGGTTCCTTCGATCAGGAAGACCCAAAATCTCTAGACATGCTTGGTATGCATGGTTGTGTCACTGCTAACTTGGCAGTACAAAACGCCGATTTGCTGATTGCGGTCGGTGCTAGATTTGACGATCGTGTCACTTGTAATATCGCTAAATTCGCACCAGAAGCTCGCCGTGCTGCTGCGGAAGGAAGAGGTGGTATCGTTCATTTTGAAGTGGTTCCTAAGAACATAAACAAGGTTGTTGAAACTCAAATAGCGGTAGAGGGTGATGCTACCTCCAACCTAGATAAAATGATGCCAAAGATTTTCCCAGTAAAGGAGAGATCGGAATGGTTTGGtcaaataaataaatggaaaaaagagttTCCATATGCTTATATGATGGAGACTCCAGGATCTAAAATAAAACCTCAAACTGTCATAACAAAACTATCCAAGATTGCCAACGACACAGGAAGACATGTTATTGTCACAACCGGTGTGGGGCAACATCAAATGTGGGCAGCCCAACATTGGACATGGAAAAACCCACGTACATTCATTACATCAGGTGGTTTAGGTACAATGGGTTACGGTCTTCCTTCTGCCATCGGTGCTCAAGTAGCTAAGCCAGAATCCTTGGTTATCGACATTGATGGTGATGCATCTTTTAACATGACTTTGACAGAATTGAGTTCAGCTGTCCAAGCCGGTACTCCAgtgaagattttgattttgaacaatGAAGAACAAGGTATGGTTACTCAATGGCAATCGCTGTTCTACGAACACCGTTATTCACACACACATCAATTGAACCCTGATTTTATAAAACTAGCGGAGGCTATGGGCCTAAAAGGTCTCAGAGTCaaaaagcaagaagaacTAGACGccaaattgaaagaatttgtATCCACAAAGGGCCCAGTTTTGCTTGAAGTGGAAGTTGATAAAAAAGTCCCTGTTTTGCCAATGGTTCCAGCAGGTAAAGGTCTAGATGAATCCATAAACTTTGACCCAGAAGTCGAAAAACAACAAACCGAATTACGTCACAAGCGTACCGGCGGTAAGTATTGAGACTTCTAACATCTTTTAGAAAATGCAGActttaaaaatattatttaaCCGTGCTTCTATATTACATTCTATTATACTATAGACATGTGTCTTTCttaatatatatttatatatttttttaaaacCTAATGACAGCTAAAAGGAAGTCGTTGATAAAAAGCAGGTTCTCGTTTGAAATGGGCACAATTGGCAGATTCAGGATGAAT
The window above is part of the Saccharomyces kudriavzevii IFO 1802 strain IFO1802 genome assembly, chromosome: 13 genome. Proteins encoded here:
- the ILV2 gene encoding acetolactate synthase catalytic subunit (similar to Saccharomyces cerevisiae ILV2 (YMR108W); ancestral locus Anc_2.441) — encoded protein: MIRQSTLKNFALKRCFQQIAYRSTPAMRSVALAQRFYSSSSRYYSASPLPVSKRPEPAPSFNVEPLEQAPEPSKLAKRLRTEPDMDTSFVGLTGGQIFNEMMSRQNVDTVFGYPGGAILPVYDAIHNSDKFNFVLPKHEQGAGHMAEGYARASGKPGVVLVTSGPGATNVVTPMADAFADGIPMVVFTGQVPTSAIGTDAFQEADVVGISRSCTKWNVMVKTVEELPLRINEAFEIATSGRPGPVLVDLPKDVTAAILRNPIPTKTTLPSNALNQLTSHAQDEFVMQSISKAADLINLAKKPVLYVGAGILNNADGPRLLKELSERAQIPVTTTLQGLGSFDQEDPKSLDMLGMHGCVTANLAVQNADLLIAVGARFDDRVTCNIAKFAPEARRAAAEGRGGIVHFEVVPKNINKVVETQIAVEGDATSNLDKMMPKIFPVKERSEWFGQINKWKKEFPYAYMMETPGSKIKPQTVITKLSKIANDTGRHVIVTTGVGQHQMWAAQHWTWKNPRTFITSGGLGTMGYGLPSAIGAQVAKPESLVIDIDGDASFNMTLTELSSAVQAGTPVKILILNNEEQGMVTQWQSLFYEHRYSHTHQLNPDFIKLAEAMGLKGLRVKKQEELDAKLKEFVSTKGPVLLEVEVDKKVPVLPMVPAGKGLDESINFDPEVEKQQTELRHKRTGGKY